The following coding sequences lie in one Lemur catta isolate mLemCat1 chromosome 11, mLemCat1.pri, whole genome shotgun sequence genomic window:
- the LOC123646919 gene encoding TRPM8 channel-associated factor 1, producing MATPSAAFEALMNGVTSWDVPEDAVPCELLLIGEASFPVMVNDMGQVLIAASSYGRGRLVVVSHEDYLVETQLTPFLLNAVGWLCSSPGAPIGVHPSLAPLAKILEGSGVEAKIEPEVKDSLGVYCIDAYNENMTEKLVQFMKRGGGLLIGGQAWDWANQGEDERVLFTFPGNLVTSVAGVYFTDNKGDTSFFKVSKKMPKIPVLVSCEDDLSEDREELLHGISELDISNSDCFPSQLLVHGALAFPLGLDSYHGCVIAAARYGRGRVVVTGHKVLFTVGKLGPFLLNAVRWLDGGRRGKIVVQTELRTLSGLLAVGGIDTSIEPNLTSDASVYCFEPVSEVGVKELQEFVAEGGGLFVGAQAWWWAFKNPGVSPLARFPGNLLLNPFGISITSQSLNPGPFRTPKAGIRTYHFRSTLAEFQVIMGRKRGNVEKGWLAKLGPDGAAFLQIPAEEIPAYMSVHRLLRKLLSRYRLPVATRENPVINDCCRGAMLSLATGLAHSGSDLSLLVPEIEDMYSSPYLRPSESPITVEVNCTNPGTRYCWMSTGLYIPSRQIIEVSLPEAAASADLKIQIGCHTDDLTRASKLFRGPLVINRCCLDKPTKSITCLWGGLLYIIVPQSSKLGSVPITVKGAVHAPYYKLGETSQEEWKRRIQENPGPWGELATDNIILTVPTANLRTLENPEPLLRLWDEVMQAVARLGAEPFPLRLPQRIVADVQISVGWMHAGYPIMCHLESVQELINEKLIRTKGLWGPVHELGRNQQRQEWEFPPHTTEATCNLWCVYVHETVLGIPRARANIALWPPVREKRVRIYLSKGPNVKNWNAWTALETYLQLQEAFGWEPFIRLFTEYRNQTNLPTDNVDKMNLWVKMFSNQVQKNLAPFFEAWAWPIQKEVATSLAYLPEWKENIMKLYLLTQMPH from the exons ATGGCGACTCCCTCCGCTGCCTTTGAGGCCCTTATGAATGGAGTGACAAGCTGGGATGTCCCTGAAGATGCTGTCCCGTGTGAACTGCTGCTTATTGGAGAGGCCTCATTTCCAGTGATGGTGAATGACATGGGCCAGGTGCTCATTGCTGCCTCCTCCTACGGCCGAGGCCGCCTGGTGGTCGTGTCCCATGAGGACTACTTGGTGGAGACCCAGCTCACTCCCTTTCTCCTCAATGCAGTGGGGTGGCTTTGTTCTTCCCCTGGGGCTCCCATTGGTGTACACCCATCCTTGGCACCTTTGGCCAAAATCCTTGAGGGCTCCGGAGTGGAGGCAAAGATTGAGCCAGAAGTGAAAGACTCCCTGGGGGTTTACTGTATTGATGCCTATAATGAAAACATGACCGAAAAGCTGGTCCAGTTTATGAAACGCGGAGGGGGCTTGCTCATAGGAGGCCAGGCCTGGGATTGGGCCAACCAGGGCGAAGATGAAAGGGTGCTGTTCACATTCCCCGGGAACCTCGTGACCAGCGTGGCTGGTGTGTACTTCACTGacaacaaaggggacacaagtttcTTTAAAGTCTCCAAGAAGATGCCCAAGATCCCAGTCTTAGTTAG TTGTGAAGATGACCTCTCCGAGGACAGAGAAGAGCTCCTGCATGGGATTTCAGAGCTGGACATCAGCAACTCAGATTGTTTCCCATCTCAACTGCTAGTGCATGGGGCTTTAGCCTTCCCCCTGGGGTTAGATTCCTACCATGGCTGTGTCATAGCGGCTGCCCGCTATGGCCGGGGCCGGGTGGTTGTCACTGGCCATAAGGTATTATTCACTGTTGGTAAACTGGGCCCCTTTCTGCTCAATGCTGTGCGCTGGCTGGATGGGGGCCGTAGAGGCAAGATCGTGGTGCAGACCGAGCTGAGAACACTGAGCGGCCTGCTTGCCGTGGGGGGCATAGACACCAGCATTGAGCCCAATCTGACCAGTGATGCAAGTGTCTATTGCTTTGAACCCGTGAGTGAAGTGGGGGTCAAAGAGCTGCAGGAGTTTGTAGCAGAGGGTGGCGGACTATTTGTGGGAGCCCAAGCCTGGTGGTGGGCCTTCAAGAACCCAGGAGTGTCCCCTTTGGCTCGATTCCCAGGAAACCTCCTCCTCAACCCCTTTGGCATCAGCATCACAAGCCAAAGCCTCAACCCAGGGCCCTTTCGTACTCCTAAAGCAGGGATAAGAACCTATCACTTCCGCTCCACCCTGGCCGAGTTCCAGGTTATAAtgggcaggaagagaggaaatgTGGAAAAGGGCTGGTTGGCAAAGCTGGGCCCTGACGGCGCAGCTTTCCTTCAGATCCCCGCGGAAGAGATCCCTGCCTACATGTCTGTGCACCGGCTCCTGCGGAAGCTGCTAAGTCGGTATCGGCTCCCAGTAGCCACCCGAGAGAACCCTGTTATCAATGACTGCTGCAGGGGTGCTATGCTTTCCCTGGCCACGGGTCTGGCCCACTCTGGAAGTGACCTCTCTCTGCTAGTCCCAGAAATTGAAGATATGTACAGCAGCCCCTATCTGCGCCCCTCAGAATCTCCTATCACCGTTGAAGTCAACTGCACCAATCCAG GCACCAGATACTGCTGGATGAGTACCGGGCTCTACATACCTTCAAGGCAGATCATAGAAGTCTCGTTGCCTGAAGCTGCTGCCTCTGCCGACCTGAAG ATACAGATTGGCTGCCACACGGACGACCTGACCAGGGCCAGCAAGCTGTTCCGAGGCCCCCTCGTGATCAACCGCTGCTGCCTGGACAAACCCACAAAATCCATCACCTGCCTCTGGGGCGGCCTTCTGTACATCATCGTTCCTCAGAGCAGCAAACTGGGTTCTGTGCCCATCACCGTGAAGGGAGCCGTTCATGCTCCCTACTACAAGCTGG GAGAGACATCCCAGGAGGAGTGGAAGAGGCGCATACAGGAGAacccagggccctggggagagCTGGCCACGGACAACATCATCCTGACGGTGCCGACCGCAAACCTCCGTACTCTGGAGAACCCGGAGCCACTGCTCCGCCTCTGGGATGAGGTGATGCAGGCTGTGGCCCGACTGGGAGCCGAGCCCTTCCCTTTGCGTCTGCCTCAGAGGATTGTTGCCGACGTGCAGATCTCAGTTG GCTGGATGCATGCAGGGTACCCCATCATGTGTCATCTGGAGTCAGTGCAGGAGCTCATCAATGAGAAGCTCATCAGAACCAAGGGGCTGTGGGGCCCTGTCCACGAGCTGGGCCGCAACCAGCAGCGGCAGGAGTGGGAGTTCCCCCCACACACCACAGAGGCCACCTGCAACCTGTGGTGTGTTTATGTGCATGAAACGGTCTTGGGCATCCCTCGAGCCCGTGCCAATATTGCCCTTTGGCCCCCAGTTCGGGAAAAGAGAGTCAGAATCTACCTGAGCAAGGGTCCCAATGTGAAAAACTGGAATGCGTGGACCGCACTGGAAACGTATTTACAG ctACAGGAGGCCTTTGGGTGGGAGCCCTTCATCCGTCTCTTCACTGAGTATAGGAACCAAACCAACTTGCCCACAGACAATGTCGACAAAATGAATCTGTGGGTCAAGATGTTCTCCAACCAAGTGCAGAAGAACCTGGCTCCGTTCTTtgaggcctgggcctggcctATCCAGAAGGAAGTGGCTACCAGCCTGGCCTATCTGCCTGAATGGAaggaaaatattatgaaattatacCTCCTCACACAGAT gcCCCACTGA